The Pseudomonas oryzicola genomic sequence GCTGGACACTGGCCACAAGCGTTAGGAGTTTCGAAATGAGTGAAGCGATCAAGCAGCCTGCCGGCCCCGAAGGCATCATCCAGATGCAGGGCGTGAACAAGTGGTACGGCCAGTTCCATGTGCTCAAGGACATCAACCTGAACGTGCGTCAGGGCGAGCGTATCGTGCTGTGCGGGCCGTCCGGCTCGGGCAAGTCCACGACCATCCGTTGCCTCAACCGCCTGGAAGAGCATCAGCAGGGGCGCATCGTGGTCGACGGGGTGGAGCTGACCAACGACCTCAAGCAGATCGAGGCCATCCGCCGTGAGGTGGGCATGGTGTTCCAGCACTTCAACCTGTTCCCGCACCTGAGCATCCTGGAAAACTGCACCCTGGCGCCGATGTGGGTGCGCAAGATGCCGCGGCGCAAGGCTGAGGAAATTGCCATGCACTACCTGGAGCGTGTGCGTATTCCGGAGCAGGCGCACAAGTACCCGGGGCAGCTGTCCGGCGGCCAGCAGCAGCGTGTGGCGATCGCCCGTGCATTGTGCATGAAGCCGAAGATCATGCTGTTCGACGAACCGACCTCGGCGCTGGACCCGGAGATGGTCAAGGAAGTGCTCGATACCATGGTGGGCCTGGCCGAGGATGGCATGACCATGCTCTGCGTGACCCACGAGATGGGCTTTGCCCGGACCGTGGCGAACCGGGTGATCTTCATGGACAAGGGGGAGATCGTCGAGCAGGCGTCGCCAGATGACTTCTTCGACCGGCCGCGCAGCGACCGGACCAAGTTGTTCCTGAGCCAGATCCTGCATTGATGCAAAAGGGGCCGCAAAGCGGCCCCGTTCCTATTTCTCTTCGTTGGCCACCGCCGGCGCTGGCGGCGGCCGCAGCCCCACCTCGGCAATCAGCTTCAGCTGCTGCCCGTTGCGCATCACTTCGATGGTGATTTTCTCGTTCGGCTTGATCCGCGCCACCTGGTTCATCGACTTGCGCCCGTCACCGGCCGGCTCGCCGTTGATACTCAGGATCACGTCACCCAGCTGCAGCCCGGCCTTCGCCGCCGGCCCCTCGCGGAAGATACCCGCCACCACGATGCCCGGACGGCCTTTCATGCCGAACGATTCGGCCAGCTCCTGGCTCAGCGGCTGCACTTCGATGCCCAGCCAGCCACGGATCACCTGGCCGTGCTCGACGATCGACTTCATCACCTCCAGCGCCAGTTTCACCGGGATCGCGAAGCCGATGCCCTGCGAACCGCCCGACTTGGAGAAGATTGCCGTGTTGATGCCGATCAGGTTGCCGTTGGCATCCACCAGTGCACCGCCGGAGTTGCCCGGGTTGATCGCCGCGTCGGTCTGGATGAAGTCTTCATAGTTGTTCAGCCCCAGCTGGTTGCGCCCAGTGGCACTGATGATGCCCATGGTCACGGTCTGGCCGACCCCGAACGGGTTGCCGATGGCCAGCGACACGTCACCGATGTGAATGGTGTCGGAGCGGCCGATGGTGATTGCCGGCAGATTCTTCAGGTCGATCTTCAGTACCGCCAGGTCGGTTTCCGGGTCGCTACCGATGACCCGAGCCAAGGTCTCGCGGCCATCCTTCAGGGCCACGACGATCTGGTCGGCGCCGCTGGTCACGTGGTTGTTGGTCAGCAGGTAGCCTTCGGGGCTCATGATTACCGCCGAACCCAGGCTCGACTCCCAACGGCGCTGCTTGGGCAGGTTGTCACCGAAGAAGCGGCGGAACTGCGGGTCTTCGAACAGCGGGTGCGAGCTCTTGTTCACCACTTTGGTGGTGTACAGGTTGACCACTGCCGGGGCGGCCAGGGTCACGGCATCGGCATAGGACACCGGGCCCTGCACGATCCGCGAAGTTTGCGGCGCTTGCTGCAGGTTGACGTCCTGGCTGGGCAGGCCGACCCATTGCGGAAAACGCTGGATGATCAGCATGGCGACCAGTACGCCGGTAAGCAGGGGCCAGCCAAAGTAACGCAAAGCCTTGAACATGAACGAATCCTGGAAAGAGCGAAGGCCGGTGGGCGCGCAGTGGGGCATGAGCGCGCGCGATCATACACCGGTTCCCCCAGTGCCGGCGACGGCCCATAATGGCCGGCATTATACGGGCGTTGCATGGGCGTTGTGCCCGATAAAGATGCAGATTTCGAGGAGATTTTCATGGCCGTCGCTCTGAACACCCTGGTCGAGGAAACCGAGCGTTACCTGGGCAGCGCGAAGATCCAGGATTACTGCCCCAATGGCCTGCAGGTCGAGGGCCGGCCGCAGGTCAGCCGTATCGTCAGCGGGGTTACCGCCAGCCAGGCGTTGCTGGATGCGGCGGTCGAGGCCGAGGCCGACCTGGTGCTGGTGCACCATGGATACTTCTGGAAGGGCGAAAACCCGTGTGTCACCGGCATCCGCCAGCGCCGGCTGAAGACCCTGCTGAACAATGACATCAGCCTGCTGGCGTTCCACCTGCCGCTGGATGTGCACCCGGACGTGGGCAACAACGTGCAATTGGCGCGGCAGCTGGACATCACCGTCGAAGGGCCGCTGGACCCGGAAAACCCAAGGGTGGTCGGGCTGGTCGGTTCGCTGGCCGAGCCAATGACTGCGCGCGACTTTGCCCGCCGCGTGCAGGAGGTGCTGGGGCGTGAGCCATTGCTGGTCGAGGGTGAGCAGATGATCCGCCGGGTCGGCTGGTGCACCGGGGGCGGGCAGGGCTATATCGACACCGCGATTGCCGCCGGGGTCGACCTGTATCTGACCGGGGAAGCCTCCGAGCAGACTTACCACAGCGCTCGCGAGAACGGCGTCAGCTTCATTGCTGCCGGGCATCACGCCACCGAACGCTATGGGGTACAGGCGCTGGGCGATTACCTGGCGCGGCGGTTTGCCGTCGAGCACCTGTTCATCGATTGCCCGAACCCGATCTGATCGTGGCGTCGGCTTCTTCGCGGTCTTGCCCGCGAAGAAGCCGAGCCTGGCAGCGCGAAACTTCAGTCATATCGTTAGATTTTTTCGATCTAGCCGGCCGCCTAAATAGAAGCAGCCGCTGTGATAAAGTGACCCGCTCGAACACGGCCCGCAGGCCGTCCATAAGATCGTTTTTCGTGAGTAGCCATGGTCGACAAACTGACGCACTTGAAACAGCTGGAGGCGGAGAGCATCCACATCATCCGCGAGGTGGCCGCCGAGTTCGACAACCCGGTGATGCTGTACTCGATCGGCAAGGATTCCGCCGTGATGCTGCACCTGGCGCGCAAGGCCTTCTTCCCGGGCAAGCTGCCGTTCCCGGTGATGCACGTCGACACGCAGTGGAAGTTCCAGGAGATGTACCGCTTCCGCGACAAGATGGTCGAGGAAATGGGCCTGGAGCTGATCACCCACGTCAACCCCGAGGGTGTGGCGCAGGGTATCAACCCGTTCACCCATGGCAGCTCCAAGCATACCGACATCATGAAGACCCAGGGCCTGAAGCAGGCGCTGGACAAATATGGCTTCGATGCCGCCTTCGGTGGCGCACGCCGCGACGAAGAGAAGTCGCGGGCCAAGGAGCGGGTGTACTCGTTCCGTGACAGCAAGCACCGCTGGGACCCGAAGAACCAGCGCCCCGAGCTGTGGAACGTGTACAACGGCAAGGTCAACAAGGGCGAGTCGATCCGGGTCTTCCCGCTGTCGAACTGGACCGAGCTGGACATCTGGCAGTACATCTACCTCGAAGGCATCCCGATCGTGCCGCTGTACTTCGCTGCCGAGCGTGAGGTCATCGAGAAGAACGGCACCCTGATCATGATCGACGACGAGCGCATCCTCGAACATCTCTCCGATGAAGAGAAAGCCCGCATCGTCAAGAAGAAGGTGCGTTTCCGTACCCTTGGCTGCTACCCGTTGACGGGTGCTGTCGAGTCGCAAGCCGAGACCCTGACGGACATCATCCAGGAAATGCTCCTGACCCGTACGTCCGAACGCCAGGGCCGTGTCATCGACCACGATGGCGCCGGTTCCATGGAAGACAAGAAACGCCAAGGCTACTTCTAATTTCAGGGTTACTCCATGTCGCACCAATCTGATCTGATCAGCGAGGACATCCTCGCCTACCTGGCCCAGCACGAGCGCAAGGAACTGCTGCGTTTCCTGACCTGCGGCAACGTCGACGACGGCAAGAGCACCCTGATCGGGCGCCTGCTGCACGACTCGAAGATGATCTACGAGGACCACCTCGAGGCCATCACCCGTGATTCGAAGAAAGTCGGCACCACCGGCGAAGAAGTCGACCTGGCGCTGCTGGTCGACGGCCTGCAGGCCGAGCGCGAGCAGGGCATCACCATCGATGTTGCCTACCGCTACTTCTCCACCGCCAAGCGCAAGTTCATCATCGCCGACACCCCGGGCCACGAGCAGTACACCCGCAACATGGCCACCGGCGCGTCCACCTGCGACCTGGCGATCATCCTGGTCGATGCCCGTTACGGCGTGCAGACCCAGACCCGCCGCCACAGCTACATTGCCTCGCTGCTGGGCATCAAGCACATCGTCGTCGCGGTCAACAAGATGGACCTCAAAGGCTTCGACCAGGGCGTGTTCGAGTCGATCAAGGCCGACTACCTGAAGTTTGCCGAAGCCATCAACCTGGTGCCGAGCAGCCTGCACTTCGTGCCGATGTCGGCGCTCAAGGGTGACAACGTGGTCAACCACAGCGAGCGTTCGCCGTGGTATGCCGGCCCGACGCTGATGGAAATCCTCGAAACCGTCGAAGTGTCGGCCGACCGCAACTTCACCGACCTGCGCTTCCCGGTGCAGTACGTCAACCGCCCGAACCTGAACTTCC encodes the following:
- a CDS encoding amino acid ABC transporter ATP-binding protein is translated as MSEAIKQPAGPEGIIQMQGVNKWYGQFHVLKDINLNVRQGERIVLCGPSGSGKSTTIRCLNRLEEHQQGRIVVDGVELTNDLKQIEAIRREVGMVFQHFNLFPHLSILENCTLAPMWVRKMPRRKAEEIAMHYLERVRIPEQAHKYPGQLSGGQQQRVAIARALCMKPKIMLFDEPTSALDPEMVKEVLDTMVGLAEDGMTMLCVTHEMGFARTVANRVIFMDKGEIVEQASPDDFFDRPRSDRTKLFLSQILH
- the algW gene encoding Do family serine endopeptidase AlgW: MFKALRYFGWPLLTGVLVAMLIIQRFPQWVGLPSQDVNLQQAPQTSRIVQGPVSYADAVTLAAPAVVNLYTTKVVNKSSHPLFEDPQFRRFFGDNLPKQRRWESSLGSAVIMSPEGYLLTNNHVTSGADQIVVALKDGRETLARVIGSDPETDLAVLKIDLKNLPAITIGRSDTIHIGDVSLAIGNPFGVGQTVTMGIISATGRNQLGLNNYEDFIQTDAAINPGNSGGALVDANGNLIGINTAIFSKSGGSQGIGFAIPVKLALEVMKSIVEHGQVIRGWLGIEVQPLSQELAESFGMKGRPGIVVAGIFREGPAAKAGLQLGDVILSINGEPAGDGRKSMNQVARIKPNEKITIEVMRNGQQLKLIAEVGLRPPPAPAVANEEK
- a CDS encoding Nif3-like dinuclear metal center hexameric protein; this encodes MAVALNTLVEETERYLGSAKIQDYCPNGLQVEGRPQVSRIVSGVTASQALLDAAVEAEADLVLVHHGYFWKGENPCVTGIRQRRLKTLLNNDISLLAFHLPLDVHPDVGNNVQLARQLDITVEGPLDPENPRVVGLVGSLAEPMTARDFARRVQEVLGREPLLVEGEQMIRRVGWCTGGGQGYIDTAIAAGVDLYLTGEASEQTYHSARENGVSFIAAGHHATERYGVQALGDYLARRFAVEHLFIDCPNPI
- the cysD gene encoding sulfate adenylyltransferase subunit CysD is translated as MVDKLTHLKQLEAESIHIIREVAAEFDNPVMLYSIGKDSAVMLHLARKAFFPGKLPFPVMHVDTQWKFQEMYRFRDKMVEEMGLELITHVNPEGVAQGINPFTHGSSKHTDIMKTQGLKQALDKYGFDAAFGGARRDEEKSRAKERVYSFRDSKHRWDPKNQRPELWNVYNGKVNKGESIRVFPLSNWTELDIWQYIYLEGIPIVPLYFAAEREVIEKNGTLIMIDDERILEHLSDEEKARIVKKKVRFRTLGCYPLTGAVESQAETLTDIIQEMLLTRTSERQGRVIDHDGAGSMEDKKRQGYF